Genomic segment of Nitrospirota bacterium:
CGTGCCGCCGGACGATCCGTGACCGTGTTGGACGAGGTCTCGATCGAGATTCCCGCCAACCAGGCTCTTGCCATCGTGGGGCCTTCGGGGAGCGGGAAGAGCACGCTCTTGGCCGTGATCGCGGGATTGGAGCGGCCGACGTCGGGGTTGGTCTCGGTCCGCGGCGTGGATCTCACGGCGCTCGACGAAACCGCGCTGGCGCACTTTCGGCTGAGTCAGGTCGGATTCGTTTTTCAGTCGTTCCACCTCATCCCCACCTTGACCGCGCAGGAGAACGTGGCCGTGCCCTTGGAACTGGCGGGTGATCCCGCCGCCCCGGACCGAGCCAGGGCGTTGCTCGACGCGGTCGGGTTGGCGGAGCGGGCGGATCACTACCCGGCCCAGCTGTCCGGCGGTGAGCAACAGCGCGTGGCGT
This window contains:
- a CDS encoding ABC transporter ATP-binding protein, whose product is MITLRDVTVRLRAAGRSVTVLDEVSIEIPANQALAIVGPSGSGKSTLLAVIAGLERPTSGLVSVRGVDLTALDETALAHFRLSQVGFVFQSFHLIPTLTAQENVAVPLELAGDPAAPDRARALLDAVGLAERADHYPAQLSGGEQQRVALARACARRPPILLADEPTGNLDAESGSQVMALLRALHQEQGGTLVLVTHDADLAAIADRTVTLRSGRVTADSAGPDRVST